GAGAGTTTGACCAACTATTCTTCCCGGGATAAGCCTTTTATATTTTTCGCTACATGCAAAAAATGCGGCATGAGGCCCACCAAAACCCATTGGAACTCCGAATCTTTGCATACTACCTACTGCAACATCCACACCAAATTCAGAGATTGGTTTAATTAAAACTTGTGCAAGTGGATCAATACATGCAGTTACAATAATTTCTGATCTATGTGCTTGAGATATTAAAAATGTTGGATCAAATAATTCCCCATTTTTGCCGGGTAATTGCAACAAAATTCCGAAAACATCCTCATTATTAGGAAGGTTGCTTGGAGTAAAGCGTTTTAAGGATATTCCCAAAGGTTTTGCCCTGGTTTGTAAAACATTAAAAGTATGATCAAAAACATTTGACTCTACTAAGTAAACTTTCGAAGATTTATTTTTTCTTGCGGAAAAACTCATAGCCATAGCTTCTGCAGCAGCAGTGGCTTCATCTAACAAAGAAGCATTAGCAACAGGGAATCCTGTCAGTTCACAAACAATAGTCTGGAAATTAAAAAGAGCTTCTAGTCTTCCTTGAGCAATTTCTGCTTGGTATGGAGTATAAGACGTATACCACCTGGGGTTTTCAAGAACATGCCTTTGGATTACTTTAGGCATGTGATTATCGTAATAACCAAGTCCTATTAGAGATCTCATTTTAATGTTTTTATTAGCAATCTCATCTAATTCGTTTAAAGCCTCAATTTCCGAACATCCACTGGGTAATATTTCAGAAGAATTATCTTTTAACTGAATATCCTCAGGAACAACTTGATCTATAAATTGATCAATATTATTGAAACCAAGCTTGAAGAGCATTGTCTGCTCATCCAAATCACTCAGACCAAGGTGTCTATTAATAAATAAATCTGAATTAACGGTGGATTTCATATCCAATTTTTTCAACAGCTTAGCCTATTGATAAAGATTTTGCTTTAAATTGGCATGACCTTTGATTTATATACCTCTGAGGTCATCAAATTATCAAATGATACTTTGGATTCGGGTTTAATAACAATCAACCATCCTTCTCCAATCGGATCATTCTGTAAAAGCTCTGGGTTATCAATAACACTTTCATTTACAGATACTATTTCTCCTGAAAAAGGCAGGTAAACTTCCTCAACAGCCTTAACAGATTCTATTGTTCCAAATGTATCACCTTTCTCTAAAGTTGAACCTTGATCAGCTAATTCAACAAAAACAATATCCCCCAATTGATCAACAGCAAATTCACTAACTCCAATTTTTAAAAATCCGTTTTCTTCTAATACATATTCATGCGTATCAGCATAATTAAGGTTATCTGGAAATTGGTAAGACATAATTAGGTTGATAAAGAAATTAGAGAATCTTTTGTAATTAATTTTGCCTCTAATAATTCAGATAATAGTTGAATTAAAGCAATTTTGATATGAGCTATGTGAGAACCACCTTGAACATAAATGTTATAGGGATCTCTTAAAGGAGCATCAGCAGAAAATTCACTCGTACTACCTTCAATAAATGTACCTCCTGCCATTAATAATTTTGAATCATATCCGTCCATTGATGATGGAACAACATTCAGAAAAGAATCTACTGGTGAAGAATTTTGAAAAGATTGACAAACTTTTTGTACCAAATCAGGATTATTCAATCTTACTGACTGAATAAGATCAGATCTATAACTTGCTGGCTCTGGTAAAACCTTAAATCCCAAATTTTTAAAGACTGCTGCAATCATATCAGCACCTTTTAGTGATTCGTGAACAATTTGTGGTGCTAAAAACAAACCCTGCAAAATTAATCTTCCTAGTCCAAAATTTATTCCTGCAGAAGAGCCAATGCCTGGTGAAGTTAATCTAGAACATGCCATTTCAACCAGCTCTGCATCTCCTGCAACGTACCCACCAGTAGGAACGATTGTTCCCCCCAAATTTTTAATCAATGATCCAGCAATTATATTTGCACCTTTAGAAATTGGTTCACTATCTTCAACAAGCTCCCCATAACAATTATCAACAAAACATATACAATTAGGATCAAGAGAATGAATAAGACTACAAATTTTCTCTATCTGATGATTCGTAAGAGATTTTCTCCAGCTATATCCACAACTTTTTTGTATGAATACTAATTTGCATGAATTTTCTTCAAAAGAATGAACAATTTTTTCTTCAAAAGAATCAAAATTCTCGCAGATATTTATTTGCTTGTATTCAATGTCAAAATCTTTAAGTGAGCCTTTTCCTCCTCCCCTTATTCCTATGACTTCTTCTAAAGTGTCATATGGTTGTCCTGTAAGAGATAACATTACATCTCCAGGTCGAAGAATTCCAAATAAGACAGAACTTATTGCATGCGTTCCACTTACAAATTGCATCCTCACAGCAGCCTTTT
The genomic region above belongs to Prochlorococcus marinus XMU1405 and contains:
- a CDS encoding aminotransferase class I/II-fold pyridoxal phosphate-dependent enzyme, with amino-acid sequence MTLDNNLKLAEKAILSVEESLSKVFQERSNQVFQKLENILTIFKEEKVSTSHFNQSSGSGHDDISREKIDAVFARLFLAEKAAVRMQFVSGTHAISSVLFGILRPGDVMLSLTGQPYDTLEEVIGIRGGGKGSLKDFDIEYKQINICENFDSFEEKIVHSFEENSCKLVFIQKSCGYSWRKSLTNHQIEKICSLIHSLDPNCICFVDNCYGELVEDSEPISKGANIIAGSLIKNLGGTIVPTGGYVAGDAELVEMACSRLTSPGIGSSAGINFGLGRLILQGLFLAPQIVHESLKGADMIAAVFKNLGFKVLPEPASYRSDLIQSVRLNNPDLVQKVCQSFQNSSPVDSFLNVVPSSMDGYDSKLLMAGGTFIEGSTSEFSADAPLRDPYNIYVQGGSHIAHIKIALIQLLSELLEAKLITKDSLISLST
- the gcvH gene encoding glycine cleavage system protein GcvH codes for the protein MSYQFPDNLNYADTHEYVLEENGFLKIGVSEFAVDQLGDIVFVELADQGSTLEKGDTFGTIESVKAVEEVYLPFSGEIVSVNESVIDNPELLQNDPIGEGWLIVIKPESKVSFDNLMTSEVYKSKVMPI